The Marinobacter subterrani genome has a segment encoding these proteins:
- a CDS encoding riboflavin synthase — MFTGIVQGIATIEEVTAEPGLSTFVVRFPADRVDGVSIGASVAINGTCLTVTRQQGSSLCFDAMQETLRLTTLGGLKAGDVVNFERAARIGDEIGGHLLSGHVHTTAEIVEILRPENNVTLWFAVPDEWTRYIFPKGYIAVNGASLTIGEVRGNRFNVHLIPETLRATTFGAAHEGQRVNIEIDSQTQTIVDTLARMGYDRPAPTV, encoded by the coding sequence ATGTTCACAGGCATTGTTCAGGGTATCGCAACCATTGAAGAGGTCACTGCCGAACCCGGTCTTAGCACCTTTGTTGTCCGCTTCCCGGCAGACCGCGTTGACGGCGTCAGCATCGGCGCATCCGTGGCTATCAATGGCACCTGTCTGACCGTCACCCGCCAGCAGGGCAGCTCGCTTTGCTTTGACGCCATGCAGGAGACGCTGAGACTGACCACACTTGGGGGCCTGAAAGCCGGGGACGTGGTGAATTTCGAGCGCGCGGCCCGTATAGGGGATGAGATTGGCGGGCACCTGCTGTCTGGCCATGTTCACACGACCGCCGAAATCGTGGAAATCCTGCGGCCGGAAAACAACGTCACCCTCTGGTTTGCCGTACCCGATGAGTGGACCCGCTACATTTTCCCCAAGGGCTACATTGCCGTTAATGGCGCCAGCCTGACCATCGGAGAAGTGCGGGGTAACCGGTTCAATGTCCACCTGATTCCGGAAACCCTCCGGGCCACAACCTTCGGCGCCGCCCACGAAGGCCAGCGGGTTAATATCGAAATAGACAGTCAGACCCAGACAATCGTCGATACCCTGGCACGAATGGGTTATGACCGACCGGCCCCTACTGTTTAA
- a CDS encoding TetR/AcrR family transcriptional regulator — translation MAQSDTVDRILDAAEELFADRGFSETSLRMITSKAKVNLAAVNYHFGSKNALIHAVFARFLTPFSATLENAFDELEERCDGKPPTLNQTLWALTESAVRMPQRNEKGISIFMRLLGLAYTQSQGHLRKFLEQEYSEPFSRFMRLLKEATPQLSSVDRYWRIQFMLGATAFTMSSSDALRDILQNKLGVETTVQEIAARLVPFLAAGMQAEDAMLIPSPGSKVSVA, via the coding sequence ATGGCGCAATCTGACACCGTTGACCGGATTCTCGATGCAGCCGAAGAGCTGTTTGCCGACCGTGGTTTTTCCGAAACCTCGCTTCGCATGATTACCAGTAAGGCTAAAGTAAATCTGGCTGCTGTCAATTACCACTTTGGTTCAAAAAACGCGTTGATTCACGCCGTTTTTGCACGGTTTCTGACGCCGTTTTCGGCAACCCTGGAAAATGCCTTTGACGAGCTTGAAGAGCGCTGTGATGGTAAGCCGCCAACGCTGAACCAGACTCTCTGGGCCCTGACAGAAAGCGCCGTGCGAATGCCCCAGCGGAACGAGAAGGGTATCTCGATCTTCATGCGCCTGCTGGGCCTTGCCTACACCCAGTCCCAGGGGCACCTCCGGAAGTTTCTGGAGCAGGAGTACAGCGAGCCGTTCAGTCGTTTCATGCGGCTTCTCAAGGAAGCCACACCGCAGCTGTCGTCGGTCGACCGTTACTGGCGCATCCAGTTCATGCTCGGGGCAACGGCGTTCACCATGTCCAGCAGCGATGCCCTGCGAGACATACTGCAGAACAAGCTGGGTGTTGAAACCACCGTTCAGGAGATTGCGGCCCGGCTGGTGCCCTTCCTGGCCGCCGGCATGCAGGCTGAAGACGCCATGCTGATTCCCTCTCCCGGAAGCAAGGTCTCGGTTGCCTGA
- a CDS encoding class I SAM-dependent methyltransferase → MTTAELVYSDGTSTKNLTLSRPGTTAPELRAWDAADELLIEEALKAAADVTGPRILIVDDQFGALSLGLSGLSPVVVADSATLDSALSSNAPLNPTLVAPGPVYSWLNPPSGPFELVVLRIPRQADYLAWLLRWLNGVLAESGVLLAGGMIKHVPARSVEVFAEAVHTEQVLPARKKARVIRCRKGRADLAGWPGTWKGYVVSGQRDLEVEALPAVFARETLDIGTRLLMPHVANAAARAEPGTRILDLACGNGVLGLAALAVRRDLQVCFSDVSSQAVVSARHNVERSFPGALQAFIHADGIGPGEDKFDLILLNPPFHEGGVVGDHIAQRLFDQAARHLAPGGVFLMVGNRHLGYHRSLRRYFSSVDQIDASPKFVVFQAGNRRLAD, encoded by the coding sequence ATGACAACTGCCGAACTGGTTTATTCCGACGGTACTTCCACCAAAAACCTGACCCTGAGCCGACCCGGAACGACCGCCCCGGAACTGCGGGCCTGGGATGCGGCGGACGAGCTTCTGATCGAGGAGGCCCTGAAAGCCGCCGCTGATGTTACCGGGCCCAGAATATTGATTGTTGACGATCAATTCGGCGCCCTGTCGCTCGGTCTCTCAGGCCTCTCGCCGGTCGTCGTTGCCGACAGCGCCACGCTGGACTCAGCGCTGAGCAGCAATGCGCCACTCAATCCTACTCTGGTCGCGCCGGGCCCGGTGTATAGCTGGCTTAACCCGCCCTCCGGGCCTTTTGAGCTCGTGGTGCTGCGGATACCAAGGCAGGCGGACTATCTGGCCTGGCTGCTGCGCTGGCTCAATGGCGTTCTGGCAGAATCCGGTGTTCTGCTTGCGGGCGGGATGATCAAACACGTGCCGGCCAGAAGCGTGGAGGTGTTTGCCGAAGCCGTTCACACCGAGCAGGTGTTGCCTGCCCGGAAGAAAGCACGGGTTATTCGTTGCCGGAAGGGGCGTGCCGATCTTGCCGGTTGGCCGGGGACCTGGAAAGGCTACGTTGTAAGCGGTCAGCGCGATCTGGAGGTTGAGGCGCTGCCGGCGGTGTTTGCCCGGGAAACGCTGGATATCGGCACCCGGTTACTCATGCCCCATGTGGCGAACGCTGCGGCCAGGGCCGAACCCGGCACCCGTATTCTCGATCTCGCCTGTGGCAATGGCGTACTTGGCCTGGCCGCGCTGGCGGTGCGGCGGGACCTGCAGGTGTGCTTCAGCGATGTGTCCAGTCAGGCGGTGGTCAGCGCCCGCCACAATGTCGAACGGTCGTTTCCTGGTGCCCTGCAGGCCTTTATACATGCCGATGGTATCGGGCCCGGCGAGGACAAATTTGACCTTATACTCCTGAATCCGCCGTTTCACGAAGGTGGGGTGGTCGGCGATCATATTGCTCAGCGCCTGTTCGACCAGGCCGCCCGGCATCTGGCACCAGGGGGAGTCTTTCTGATGGTTGGAAACCGGCACCTGGGCTATCACCGTAGCCTGCGGCGGTATTTCTCATCGGTCGATCAGATCGATGCCAGTCCCAAGTTCGTGGTCTTCCAGGCTGGCAATCGCCGACTGGCTGACTAA
- a CDS encoding S-methyl-5'-thioinosine phosphorylase, whose protein sequence is MISSAKPHPVGVIGGTGLTTLSDLEITGERQVETPWGVPSAPLVDGRLGDQPVIFLSRHGNPHRLPPHQVNYRANLQALYDSGARTVVGVNAVGGIHRDMGPAQVVVPDQIIDYTWGRASTFFEGDLQSVTHIDFTWPYDDSARQILIDAAGAEKVPFSGFGVYGATQGPRLETAAEILRMERDGCDLVGMTGMPEAALAAELGMRYVCLGLVVNWAAGKSDHIITMAEIEEAIEQGMSGVRRILEVSIASLGALTPLPQCS, encoded by the coding sequence ATGATATCGTCAGCAAAACCTCACCCCGTGGGCGTTATCGGTGGCACTGGTCTGACAACCCTGTCGGACCTGGAAATTACCGGCGAAAGGCAAGTCGAGACGCCCTGGGGCGTCCCTTCCGCGCCGCTGGTTGATGGCCGGTTGGGCGACCAGCCGGTGATCTTTCTGTCACGCCATGGCAATCCTCATCGCCTCCCGCCCCACCAGGTGAACTACCGTGCCAACCTTCAGGCTCTCTATGACAGCGGCGCGCGGACGGTTGTCGGCGTCAATGCGGTTGGCGGGATTCACCGTGACATGGGGCCGGCGCAGGTGGTGGTCCCCGACCAGATCATTGACTACACCTGGGGGCGCGCCAGTACGTTCTTTGAGGGCGATCTGCAGTCGGTCACCCATATTGATTTCACCTGGCCCTACGATGACAGCGCCCGCCAGATTCTGATTGATGCCGCTGGCGCGGAGAAGGTGCCATTCTCCGGCTTCGGAGTCTATGGGGCAACCCAGGGGCCGAGGCTGGAAACGGCGGCGGAGATCCTCCGGATGGAGCGGGACGGCTGTGATCTGGTGGGCATGACCGGGATGCCGGAAGCCGCGCTGGCGGCAGAGTTGGGTATGCGCTATGTCTGCCTCGGGCTGGTGGTTAACTGGGCGGCCGGCAAGTCCGACCACATCATCACCATGGCAGAAATTGAAGAGGCCATTGAGCAGGGGATGTCCGGTGTCAGGCGCATCCTGGAAGTCTCAATAGCCAGCCTCGGTGCGCTTACTCCGCTGCCTCAATGCTCTTGA
- a CDS encoding L,D-transpeptidase, with amino-acid sequence MHFTTARIDIDLTRQSLSLLGADGQVLACYPVSTALNGPGEQDGSGCTPRGSHYIRASIGGGLPSGTVFRARRPTGEVFNPELALAHPGRDWILSRILWLCGLEWGRNRGPGVDTFRRFIYIHGTPNSEPMGVPLSHGCVRMRNADVIDLFGRVGPGTAVTIR; translated from the coding sequence ATGCATTTCACCACAGCCCGAATCGACATTGATCTGACGCGCCAGAGCCTCAGCCTTTTGGGTGCAGACGGGCAGGTGCTCGCCTGCTACCCGGTCTCCACAGCGCTCAACGGTCCCGGAGAGCAGGATGGCAGTGGCTGCACGCCCCGGGGCAGTCACTATATCCGTGCCAGCATTGGCGGCGGACTTCCTTCAGGAACCGTGTTCCGGGCCCGGCGACCTACCGGTGAAGTCTTCAACCCCGAACTTGCCCTGGCCCACCCCGGTCGCGACTGGATTCTGTCCCGGATTCTCTGGCTGTGTGGCCTGGAGTGGGGGAGAAACCGCGGCCCGGGTGTCGATACTTTCCGTCGCTTCATATACATTCACGGCACACCGAACAGTGAGCCCATGGGGGTGCCGCTGTCCCATGGCTGCGTGCGGATGCGAAATGCCGATGTGATTGATCTGTTTGGCCGGGTGGGGCCGGGCACCGCCGTTACCATCCGTTAA
- a CDS encoding class I SAM-dependent methyltransferase: MSLPNSHEALLKNRHLLTGEVALLGVTSSGLLSELSGASGMAMSEHAGVCETLRGRDGWKVCFGYEDPTLDAGRFNTLVVFLPKARAELELRLALARWLAAKDASLVLVGEKKEGIAGAVKQLKAAVPQATKVDSARHCQVWCAESVEPMPGFDLQDWLSWTGIECGGIQVDVAGLPGVFSHGELDDGTRMLLDTLSDQPLQASRVLDFACGAGVIGAWLEARQKQMALPSLTVDGVDVQSQAITCARATYRRAGVSGDIMASDGLTHVGGVWPVILSNPPFHSGVRTDMSMTERFLREVVRHLTPGGEVRLVANNFLPYEPLMKRCIGPVERLREDRRFTVYRAFRQP; encoded by the coding sequence ATGTCTTTGCCCAACTCCCACGAAGCCTTGCTGAAGAACCGCCACTTGCTCACGGGTGAGGTGGCCCTGTTGGGTGTGACTTCCTCGGGCTTGCTGTCCGAACTTTCCGGGGCCAGCGGCATGGCTATGAGTGAGCATGCCGGGGTCTGCGAAACCTTGCGCGGGCGAGATGGCTGGAAGGTCTGTTTTGGCTATGAGGACCCGACTCTGGATGCCGGCCGCTTCAATACCCTGGTGGTGTTCCTGCCCAAGGCAAGGGCTGAGCTGGAATTGCGCCTGGCCCTGGCGCGCTGGCTGGCGGCGAAAGACGCCAGTCTGGTCCTTGTTGGCGAGAAGAAGGAGGGTATTGCCGGGGCTGTCAAACAGCTGAAGGCGGCGGTTCCGCAAGCGACCAAGGTGGACAGTGCCCGGCATTGCCAGGTCTGGTGCGCAGAGTCGGTGGAGCCGATGCCCGGGTTTGATCTCCAGGACTGGCTGAGCTGGACCGGTATCGAGTGCGGGGGCATTCAGGTGGACGTGGCAGGGCTGCCGGGTGTTTTCAGCCACGGAGAGCTCGACGACGGCACCCGGATGTTGCTTGACACCCTCAGCGACCAGCCTCTGCAAGCCAGCCGCGTTCTCGACTTCGCCTGTGGTGCCGGCGTCATCGGCGCCTGGCTTGAGGCCCGGCAAAAACAGATGGCGCTGCCGTCACTCACCGTCGATGGGGTGGATGTTCAGTCCCAGGCCATCACCTGCGCGCGGGCAACCTACCGGCGTGCCGGTGTTTCCGGTGACATAATGGCGTCGGACGGCCTCACTCATGTCGGGGGTGTATGGCCGGTGATCCTCAGTAATCCGCCTTTCCATAGCGGCGTCAGAACCGATATGTCCATGACCGAGCGGTTTCTTCGCGAGGTGGTGCGACACCTGACTCCCGGTGGTGAGGTTCGCCTGGTGGCCAACAACTTCCTGCCCTATGAACCCCTGATGAAGCGCTGCATCGGTCCGGTCGAGCGGTTGCGGGAAGACCGGCGCTTCACCGTGTATCGGGCGTTTCGTCAGCCCTGA
- the can gene encoding carbonate dehydratase codes for MGQLDHLLEKNRDWADGIKAMDPQFFHRLSNQQAPEYLWIGCADSRVPANQIVDLMPGELFVHRNVANVVVHTDFNCLSVLQFAIDVLKVKHILVVGHYGCGGVRAALLNEGFGLISNWLRHVQDVRDRHQEVLDALPGVQDRIDRLCELNVVEQVGHVCQNSIVQDAWKRGQPLTVHGFVYDVADGILRDMGLSVAGEEGLEMVRQTSLDELVLRPVRSGRQKTA; via the coding sequence ATGGGTCAGCTTGACCACCTTCTTGAAAAGAACCGCGACTGGGCCGATGGCATCAAAGCCATGGACCCGCAGTTTTTCCATCGGCTGTCGAATCAGCAGGCCCCGGAATATCTCTGGATTGGCTGTGCAGACAGTCGCGTTCCGGCCAACCAGATTGTCGATTTGATGCCTGGTGAGCTGTTTGTCCACCGGAACGTGGCCAACGTGGTTGTGCACACGGATTTCAACTGTCTGTCGGTGCTCCAGTTCGCCATCGATGTGCTGAAGGTCAAGCACATTCTGGTGGTGGGGCATTATGGCTGTGGTGGTGTCCGGGCGGCACTGTTGAATGAAGGTTTCGGGCTGATCAGCAACTGGCTGCGACACGTGCAGGACGTGCGCGACCGCCATCAGGAGGTGCTCGATGCCCTGCCAGGCGTGCAGGACCGGATAGACCGTCTGTGCGAACTGAATGTCGTTGAACAGGTGGGGCATGTCTGCCAGAACAGTATCGTGCAGGACGCCTGGAAGCGAGGCCAGCCCTTGACGGTGCATGGTTTTGTCTACGATGTGGCGGACGGCATTCTCCGGGATATGGGGTTGTCGGTGGCTGGTGAGGAAGGTCTTGAAATGGTCCGGCAAACCAGTCTGGATGAACTGGTTCTCCGGCCAGTGCGTTCCGGGCGTCAAAAGACCGCATAG
- a CDS encoding mechanosensitive ion channel family protein — protein MIGELVAMVNGWIENFGLLSEAWRVGIVVFALVFGTATVAYIASHIIGALERRFSKTRNLWDDALLHASRKPVVVFVWLQGVYWAAEVAHRYSDAEIFKANETVLRVGFVFVLVWTVLRLIKEGEAILVSPVKMKKPMDYTTVNAVSKLSRAVVIITALLTLLQSLGYSMSGVLAFGGVGGIAVGFAAKDLLANFFGGFIIHLDRPFKVGDWVRSPDRNIEGTVEHIGWRLTTVRTFDKRPLYVPNAVFTTIAVENPSRMTNRRISETIGIRYADVGQIATIVADIRAMLEQHEDIDANQTLIVNFLEFNASSLDIMVYTFTKTVEWVRFHEVKQDVLLKISDIIVGYGAEVAFPTRTLHLPERIRLAAEEREEAGSWDKAAASGDSSAKAGERQTVGDLDESGESE, from the coding sequence ATGATCGGGGAACTTGTGGCCATGGTGAATGGCTGGATTGAGAATTTCGGGCTGCTGTCTGAAGCCTGGCGCGTGGGAATCGTAGTGTTCGCGCTGGTGTTCGGCACCGCCACGGTGGCCTACATCGCCAGCCACATAATTGGCGCGCTGGAACGCCGGTTCAGCAAGACCAGGAACCTGTGGGATGACGCCCTTCTGCATGCGTCCCGGAAACCCGTGGTGGTATTCGTCTGGTTGCAGGGGGTGTACTGGGCCGCCGAGGTGGCACACCGGTACTCTGACGCCGAGATCTTCAAGGCCAATGAAACCGTGCTCAGAGTGGGCTTCGTGTTTGTTCTGGTCTGGACGGTTCTGCGCCTGATAAAGGAAGGCGAAGCGATATTGGTTTCGCCCGTGAAGATGAAAAAGCCCATGGACTACACCACCGTCAACGCGGTGAGCAAGTTGTCCCGGGCCGTGGTTATAATTACGGCGCTACTGACCCTTTTGCAATCCCTGGGCTACAGCATGTCCGGGGTTCTGGCATTCGGTGGCGTGGGCGGTATTGCCGTCGGTTTTGCCGCCAAGGATCTGCTGGCGAACTTCTTTGGCGGCTTTATCATCCATCTGGACCGGCCGTTCAAGGTGGGCGACTGGGTGCGCTCCCCCGACCGCAACATTGAAGGCACGGTGGAGCATATTGGCTGGCGGCTGACCACGGTGCGCACCTTCGACAAACGCCCGTTGTATGTTCCGAATGCCGTGTTTACCACCATCGCAGTTGAAAATCCGTCCCGCATGACCAACCGGCGGATCTCCGAAACCATCGGTATCCGTTATGCCGATGTCGGCCAGATTGCAACGATTGTGGCCGACATCAGGGCCATGCTTGAGCAACATGAAGACATAGACGCCAACCAGACCCTGATCGTGAACTTCCTTGAGTTCAACGCGTCGTCCCTGGATATCATGGTTTACACCTTTACCAAGACGGTCGAATGGGTTCGCTTCCATGAGGTGAAACAGGATGTGCTGCTGAAAATCAGCGACATTATCGTGGGTTACGGTGCCGAAGTGGCCTTTCCGACACGCACCTTGCACCTGCCCGAACGTATTCGTCTGGCGGCAGAGGAGCGTGAGGAGGCAGGCAGCTGGGATAAAGCGGCTGCTTCCGGGGATTCGTCTGCAAAAGCCGGGGAGCGCCAGACCGTTGGCGATCTGGATGAATCAGGAGAGTCAGAATGA